One window of Deltaproteobacteria bacterium genomic DNA carries:
- a CDS encoding 3-oxoacyl-ACP reductase FabG, translated as MRLKDKVAIVTGSSRGVGKAVALGFAQQGANVVINYTSNQDAAKETVNAVQAIGTKAVAVKADVARKKDAEDLVGAAVETFGRIDILVNNAGFTRPALLLKMTEDQWDQVVDIHLKGAFLCSQAAGLRMKEQNNGKIINVMSVAGLVGTVGQVNYSAAKGGILSMTKSIARELARYNVCCNVISLGIVATDMTEKIRSDDKLREIYMNRILLKRFAEPGDISPAFVFLASDESNYITGQLLCVDGGYGMI; from the coding sequence ATGAGATTGAAAGACAAAGTTGCAATAGTAACGGGCAGCAGCAGGGGTGTGGGAAAGGCCGTTGCCCTCGGTTTCGCACAACAGGGGGCGAATGTCGTCATCAACTACACTTCCAACCAAGATGCGGCTAAGGAGACGGTAAACGCTGTTCAGGCCATCGGGACCAAGGCCGTTGCCGTCAAGGCGGATGTGGCACGGAAAAAAGACGCAGAAGACCTGGTGGGGGCGGCCGTTGAGACCTTCGGCAGAATCGACATCCTGGTTAACAACGCAGGGTTTACCCGACCGGCCCTACTCCTCAAGATGACGGAAGACCAATGGGATCAGGTGGTGGATATCCACCTGAAAGGGGCCTTTCTCTGCTCACAGGCCGCCGGGCTGCGCATGAAGGAGCAAAACAACGGCAAAATCATCAACGTGATGTCGGTTGCGGGACTGGTGGGCACCGTGGGACAGGTCAACTACAGCGCTGCCAAAGGGGGCATCCTGAGTATGACCAAGTCCATTGCCCGCGAGCTGGCCCGCTATAATGTTTGCTGTAATGTCATCTCTCTCGGCATTGTGGCCACCGATATGACGGAGAAGATACGAAGCGATGATAAACTCAGAGAGATATACATGAACCGGATACTCTTGAAGCGGTTTGCCGAACCCGGCGATATTTCTCCGGCTTTTGTATTTCTTGCCTCAGACGAAAGCAACTACATCACCGGCCAGCTGCTCTGTGTGGACGGAGGCTACGGAATGATTTAA
- the had gene encoding 6-hydroxycyclohex-1-ene-1-carbonyl-CoA dehydrogenase produces the protein MTVPDKIQTWQMVQPTTFNRETKESTPGKLEKTEIPVPELQAGEVLVEVAGCGVCHTDLGYFYDGVPTVSKPPLTLGHEISGTVVAGDDAWIGKEVIIPAVMPCRKCILCKTGRGNRCLDQKMPGNSLGLYGGFSSHIPVPSIDLCEVKTRGDVPLAHLAVVADAATTPYQAAKRVDLQPGDNVVVVGITGGVGQYVGQITKALGAKTVIGIARNQEKLDRSLQYGADFVINSRDKDAKAVSKEFKTICKENELPNFGWKIFEVTGAKGGQDIALALLGFTGKLVVVGFGLAKNEYAIGRLMAFDAEIIGTWGCLPEYYPIVLDMVLSGKINMANFVEVRPMSTIAETFAEAHKTPPMKRIVLTPDF, from the coding sequence ATGACAGTACCAGATAAAATTCAGACCTGGCAGATGGTTCAGCCCACGACATTCAACCGGGAAACCAAAGAGTCCACGCCCGGCAAACTGGAGAAGACCGAGATCCCTGTTCCCGAATTGCAGGCCGGAGAGGTCCTTGTGGAGGTGGCCGGGTGCGGCGTGTGCCACACAGACCTGGGCTATTTCTATGATGGCGTCCCCACTGTATCAAAGCCCCCTTTGACATTGGGCCACGAAATTTCAGGGACGGTCGTGGCTGGAGATGATGCCTGGATCGGCAAAGAGGTGATCATCCCTGCGGTAATGCCCTGCCGGAAATGTATCCTCTGCAAGACCGGCCGCGGAAACCGATGCCTGGACCAGAAAATGCCCGGAAACAGCCTCGGCCTCTATGGGGGGTTTTCCAGCCATATTCCTGTCCCCAGCATCGATTTGTGCGAGGTCAAAACCCGTGGAGATGTCCCCCTCGCCCACCTTGCCGTGGTGGCCGACGCCGCCACAACCCCCTATCAGGCGGCCAAACGGGTCGACCTGCAGCCGGGCGACAATGTGGTGGTGGTGGGGATCACCGGCGGGGTAGGCCAGTATGTGGGTCAGATCACCAAGGCCTTGGGTGCAAAGACGGTGATCGGGATCGCCCGCAATCAGGAGAAGCTGGACAGGTCCCTTCAGTACGGGGCTGACTTTGTCATCAATTCCAGGGACAAGGATGCCAAGGCCGTTTCCAAGGAATTTAAGACTATCTGCAAGGAAAACGAACTTCCCAATTTCGGTTGGAAGATTTTTGAGGTCACCGGTGCCAAAGGCGGCCAGGATATTGCGCTGGCCCTGCTCGGATTCACCGGCAAACTGGTTGTGGTGGGATTCGGCCTTGCCAAAAACGAATACGCCATCGGTCGATTAATGGCCTTTGACGCGGAGATTATCGGTACCTGGGGATGCCTCCCCGAGTATTATCCGATTGTCCTGGATATGGTCTTAAGCGGCAAGATCAACATGGCAAACTTCGTGGAAGTCCGGCCCATGAGCACCATCGCCGAGACGTTTGCCGAGGCCCACAAGACGCCGCCCATGAAACGGATCGTTCTCACGCCTGATTTTTAG